The DNA window GCGAGAGATCGACACGTCCGCGGCGGCACCGCTCGGCGGCCACCACTGAGCGGAGGTCGGAGTACGCACGCTCGAAGTCGTCGTTCACGATGATGAAGTCGTAGGAGGCGGCACCCCGCTCCATCTCTGCGCGCGCGGCCAGCATCCGGCGGCGGATGGTCTCGTCCGAGTCGGTGTTCCGGTCGCGGAGCCTGCGCTCCAGCTCCTCCATCGAAGGGGGCAGGATGAACACGAGGAGGGCATCGGGGTGCTTGCGCTTGATCGCCTGCCCTCCCTGCACGTCGATGTCGAAGACGGCGACGCCGTGCTTCGCCTTCGCCTCGTCCACAACCGACTGAGGGCTGCCGTAGAAGTGCCCGTGGACCTCGGCCCACTCCACGAAGCCGCCCTGCTCGATCAGGCGCTGGAAGCGCTCCACGTCGACGAAGTGGTAGTCCACTCCGTCGCGCTCCTGCCCACGGGGGCGGCGCGTGGTGTAGCTCACCGAGAACACGCCCCCGGGCAGCTCCGAGAGGAGCTTGCGAGCGAGCGTCGTCTTCCCCGCTCCGGACGGCGCGGAGAGGACGAGCAGGAGACCGGGATGCAGAGTGGATTCGCTCATTCGACGTTCTGAACCTGCTCGCGGATGCGCTCGACCTCGGCCTTCATCGAGACGACCCGGTTCGAGATCTCGGCGTGCTGGCTCTTGGAGCCCGTGGTGTTCACCTCCCGGTGCATCTCCTGCACGAGGAAGTCCATGCGGCGCCCCGAGGGCTCGCTGCTCTGGATGAGCGCCCGGAACTGCTCGAGGTGGCTCGAGAGTCGGGTCATCTCCTCCGCGATGTCGGTGCGCTCGGCGAAGACCGCGACCTCCTGCGCGAGGCGCTGGGGGTCGACCGTCATCCCCCGCGAGAGCTCGGCCACCCGCTCCTCGAGGCGGCGGCGGTAGTCGTCCACGGAGCGCGGGGCGAGCTGCGCGACCTCCGAGGCCCAGCCGGAGATGAGGGAGAGGCGCGACTCGAGATCGGCCCGGATGGCCTCGCCCTCCACGCGCCGCATCTCCTCGAGCGCGCTCAGCGCCTGGCCCAGTGCGGCCTGACAGGCTGTGGCGGCCTCCTCGACGTTCGCTCCGCGCTCCTCGAGGCGCACGACGCCCGGCTGGTTCACGAGCTGCGAGAGGCTCAGCTCGCCCGAGAGGCCGAGCGAGCTGGAGAGCTCCCGAAACGCGCGTGCGTACTCGCGGGCGAGCCCGAGGTCGATGGTGGGCACCGTGCCTGTGGCCGTCGGCGACTGGCGGCGCACGAGCAGCTCCACGGAGCCTCGGGCGAGCCGGTCCTTCACCTGCTTCACGAGCGCCGGCTCCAGCGTGGCCAGCTCGCGCGGCAGGCGTGCCTTCACCTCGCAGAACTTGTGGTTGAGGGAGCGCAGCTCGACGCTGAGCTCCTCGTCACCTACCCGGGCGCGTCCCGCGCCGAACCCCGTCATGCTCCTCAACATTGCCGGGTTGCTAGGGGCTTTTGGCGGCCAGGTCAAGCGGCCGCGCGCTCTCCGGGAGCAGGTCCGGGACGCCGCCCTCCACCGGGTACGCGAGGCGACACGCCGCACAGACGAGCACGGCACCGTCGCTCCCGTGTGTGAGCGGTCCCTTGCACCGCGGACACGCGAGCAGGGCGAGCACTGCCTCTTCGAGCTTCATGCGGGCTCCAGGGGCAGGCCTCAGGGTTTGAGCCGGGCCGCCAGGGCCGTGGTGCTGTGGTCCTTCGGGTCTCCCGAGACGGCGGTGCGGCCCCCGTAGGCGCACACCTCGTCGGCCTCGGGGATGGTGTCCGGGGTGTAGTCCGTCCCCTTCACGTGCACGTCCGGGCGCAGCGCGCGGATGATGCCGCGGACGTTGGGCTCGTCGAAGACGAGGACGGCATCGGTGCAGGCCAGCGCGGCCACCAGCTCCGCCCGCTCGTTCTCCGGGATGATGGGCCGACCCGGGCCCTTGTACGCGCGGGTGGAGGCGTCCGAGTTCACCGCCACCACCAGGACATCCGCCAGCGCCCGCGCGCCCTCGAGGTAGCGCACGTGCCCCACGTGCAGCAGGTCGAAGACGCCGTTGGCCAGCGCCACGGTCCGGCCTTCGCGCCGCCAGCGCTCGCGCTGCTCCGCGAGGGCCTCGAGGGACTGCAGCTTGTCCAGTGTCCTCATCCGCGCCCCCGCAGCTCCGCCTGCAGCTCCTCGCGCGAGACCGTGGCCGTCCCCTGCTTCTGCACGACGAGTGCCCCCGCGACGTTCGCGAGGCGCGCCGCCTCCAGGAAGGTGCCGCCCGCCGCGAGCCCCAGCGCGAAGCTCGCGATGACCGTGTCCCCCGCTCCGGTCACGTCCACTGCCTCCTTCATCCCGTGGACGGGGATGCGCTCCACGCCCCCCTTCGCATCGAAGAGCACCATGCCGTGGCGGCCCCGGGTGACGAGGAGCGCCTGGCACTGGAGACGCCGCAGGGCGGCGTGCCCCGCGTCCAGCAGCTCTGCCTCGGTGCGCACCGGGCGGCCGGCGAGGCTCTCCAGCTCGGGCTCGTTGGGCTTGCAGACCGTGACGCCCGTGAACGAGGCGAGCGCATAGCGGGAGTCGACGCAGACCGGCATCCCCTCCGCGGCGAGTGCGCGCAGCGACGCTCGTACCTCGTCGCCCACCACCCCTGCCCCGTAGTCGCTCACGACGATGGCATCCGCATCGCGCGCGGCGCGCACCAGCTGCCGCGCGAGCTCGCGCCGCGCCCGCGGCGGCAAGGACGTGCGCCGGCTGCGGTCCAGCCGCAGCATCTGCTGGCGCGTCGTGCTCACACCTCCCGCGAGGATGCGCGTCTTGGTCTCGGTCTCCACGCCCGGGCCGCCCACCGCGCTGAGCGCGATGCCGCGCGAGCGGAACTGCTGCCGCAGCTCCCGCCCCATCTCATCGTCCCCGAGGGCGCCGAGCGCGCGGACCTCGCCCTCCAGGCTGCGCAGGTTCGCCGCCACGTTCGCTCCGCCGCCGAGCTTCACCTCGGCGGACTCGTAGCGGACGATCAGCACCGGTGCCTCGCGGCTCACGCGGTCCGTCTGGCCGTAGATGTAGTGGTCCGCGACCAGGTCGCCGACCACGAGCACGCGGCGGCGAGGGAAGAGGCGGGGCAGACGCGAGAGCTCGGGCGGCTTGCGAGGCGGAGAGGCGGCGCGCATGGGACGGCCGGTTTGTCCCACAGGGCAGGAGGGCCCACAAGTCAGCCGAGGCTGGACGAGAGCCCGAGGGCGCGCCGGAGGTGGGCCTCCCCCTCCATCACCTGCACCTCGAGGCGCACCTGCCAACAGGCGAAGGACGGAGGCAGCCGCACCGCGTCCTTCTCCGTCGTGACCACCCGTGCGCCCAGCTGCTCGGCCTTCGCGCTGACCTCGCGCAGCTCCGCGGCGCTGAAGCGGTGGTGATCGGGGAACAGCGCCGTGCCGCGCAGGTCCGTGCCCAGCGAGCGCAAGGTGGCGAGGAAGCCCGCGGGCCGCGCGAGGCCGGCGAGCGCGAGCACCGGGGCACCCTGGAGTGCCGCGGGAGGCAGTGCCGCGCCGGAGGGTTCGATCCAGGCGCTCGGCGCATAGCGCACGCGAACCACCGGCCCTGGCAGCGCGGGCAGCGGCGCCGCAGGGCCTGCACCTTCGCGAACCCAGAAGAGCGTGGCCCGGTGCAGCGCAGAGGGGGGCTCTCGCAGCGGCCCGCGCGGCAGCAGGTGGCCATTGCCCAGCCCTGCGCTCGCGTCGAGCACCACCAGGTCCTCGTCGCGCGCGAGCTTGCGGTGCTGGAAGCCGTCGTCGAGCAGCAGCGTGTCCAGGCCGTGCTCGTCGCGCGCCTGCCGCGCCAGCGCGCGGCGGTCCGGGCCGACGAAGACCCAGGCCTCGGGGCAGCGCTTCGCGATGAGCAGCGGCTCGTCCCCGACCTCCTCTGGCGAGGGCAGCAGTGCGCGGCCCTGGAAGGCGTAGGGCCGCTTCGCCGTGCGGCCGTAGCCACGGCTCAGCACGCCCACGCGCCGGCCGGCGGCAATGAGCTGCTGGGCCAGGTGCAGCACCGCGGGCGTCTTCCCCGTCCCACCCACGTGGAGGTTGCCCACCGAGACGACGCGCACGCCCTCCACGCGCTCCGGGCGCAAGACCCCTCCCGTGTAGAGCGCCCCGCGCGCCCACACGCCCGCGCCGAACGCCCACGAGAGACCGGTGAGCGGAGCGAGCAGTGCGCGCCTGGACCAGGGCTCGACGCCCCCAGGGTAGAAGACGCGCTCGAGGATGGTGGGCTCGCTCATCGTCGACTCCGCGCGGCGTCGTAGAGGGCGAGCGTGGCCTCGGCCACCTCGCGGTGCGTGGGCAGCGACCGGGGTGAGCGCGTGCCCGAGAGCGATGCCGCGACGACCGCGTCTGGCGTCGGGTCGCTGACGAGCGCGTCGGCGAGCGACGGGAGCGCGCCCTCCGCCACGGCCACCACGCGCACCCCACAGGCGCGTGCCTGTGCGGCAGCCCTCGCGCTCCAGTCATTGCCGAGCCCGAGGAGCCACACCTCGTCCAGCGCCTGGAGCCAGCGGACGAACTCGGCGCCCGAGCGATACCCCGCGAAGGTCACGGCGTGTCCCAGCTCGAGCGCCTGCACCTGCGCACGCAGGGCGCCCTCGAGTGCGCCATCTCCCACGAGCACCAGGTGCGCCCCGGGACGCTTCGGGTGGAGGCGGGCGAAGGCGTCCAGCCCGAGGCCGTGGCGGCGCGAGGGCTGGAAGGTGGACACCATGCCGATCAGCGGCGCGCCGCGCAGGCCGAGCGCCGCGCGCAGGGCGCCGACGTCGGGCGCCGGCGTGAAGCGCTCGTCCACCAGCGCCGGGAGCTGGAGCACGGCGTGCCCTGCGAGGCGTGTGCGGTCCTGGCCGCTGAACACGGTGTACGCGTCCGCATGCGGAAGGCTTCGCCGCAGGCTGCGCGGCGCGTGCACCGAGCGCACGAGCACGCTGCCCGGGGGCCGGCCCCACCGAGCCAGGAGGTGATCGTGCGTGAAGTGCGCGTGCACCACGTCCAGGGGGCGCGTGCGCAGCCGGCGCAGGTCGCGCAGCACGGCCCAGGGCGTGGACTTCACCGACAGCTCCAGGCCTCCCTCGTCCAGCAGGCCCCACTCGCGCAGGCGCGGCGCGATGGGCTCCTCCGCGAGGGTGGACTCGCGCTTGCGGTCGACGGCGATGTGCACCTCGTGGCCGAGCTGCGCCTGCGCCCGCGCGAGCAGCGCCACGTTCTCGGCGGGGCCGCTGAAGAAGGGGCTGGCGAGCAGGTGGAGGATGCGCATCAGCGGTCGAGTGACGCGTAGACCCGGGTGAGTGCCTGCGCCTCGTGGCTCACGCCGAAGCGGGTGCGCGCAGCGGCAGCGGCGGCGGCCCCCATCGCGCGGGCGCGTGCGGGGTCTGCGAGCAGGGAGGCGAGGAGCGAGCGGAGCGCCGGGACATCTCCCGGTGGATAGAGGAAGCCCGTCTCGCCGTGCACGATGGCGTCCTCCGAGTAGGGCAGCCGTGCCGCCACCACGCAGCAGCCGGAGGCCATGGCCTCGAGGAGGACCATCGAGTAGCCCTCGGTGTGCGAGGGCTGCACCATCACCGTGAGGCCGCGGTACCAGCGCTCGACGTCCGAGCGCTCGCCGAGCAGCGCGAGCCCACTGCCGCCCTGCGCGCGCAGCGCCTCCGCGAAGCCCTGCTCGGGCGGCTTGACCGCCCCCACCAGCACGGCGCGCCACTCGGGATGCGCGGCAAGCAGCGGCGCGAGCGCCGCGACGAAGTCCCCCTGCCCCTTCGCGGGACGCACGCGGCCGATGACCCCGATGCCCCAGCGGCCTCCCACCTCCAGGGCGCGCCAGGCCTCGTCCCGATCCTGCGGCGGCACGAAGCGCGAGAGGTCGATGCCGTGGCCCACCACGTCCGCCGGCAGGTGCAGCTCGGCCGCCATGGGCGCCGTGAGCGCGACGACGCGGTCCGCGCCGCGGGCGATGAGGCGGGTGAAGCGCCCGGGCCGCGCGGAGTGCCGGGTGAACACCACGCGCACGCGCCGCCCCAGCGCCTTGAGCGCCAGGCCCCAGAGCAGCTCGTTGTTGCGGTGCGCGTGCCAGATGACCGGCTCCTGTCCCGCCCGCCGCCAGAGCTCGCGCCAGCCGATGGTGGGCAGCCCCGGCTCCAGCGTGCGGCCCAGGGTGCGCGTCTCCTGGTGCTCGGCGAGCGCAGGCACCACCATCTCCACGTGGCGCGTCACGCCCGTGCGGCGCGGATGGAAGTGCGGGTGCACCACGAGCGGACGGGGCGCGCTCACGGGCCCACCGCGGGGCGAGGGCTCGCGCTGCGGTCCTCGCGCCGGCCTCCGGTGAGCAGGCGGTCCATGTGGTCCACGTTGCGCGCGCTCGCGCCGGAGACCTGTCGCACGGCGCTCTGCGCGAGCTCGCCGAGCGAGGCGATGGTGTCCGGACGGCCAAGCAGCTCGGCGATGACGCGGTAGAGGTGATCCGGGTCGTTCACCTGGATGCCTCCGCGCCCCACGAGCACCTGCACGCTGTCGTGGAAGTTCTCCATGTGCGGCCCGAAGAGCACGGGGCGGCCCTGGGCCGCAGGCTCCAGGATGTTCTGGCCTCCGCGCAGGGTGAAGGAGCCGCCCACGAAGACCAGCGTGGCGAGCCGGTACGCGCGGCTGAGCTCGCCGATGGTGTCCAGCACCACCACGGGCGCGCCCTGCCGGTTCTCCTGCGAGCGAAGGCCCGCCGTCAGCCCCGCCTCCTGCGCGAGCGCGAGGATGCGTCCGGCGCGGTCGATGTAGCGCGGCGCAATGACGAGCCGCAGGTCCGGGTGCTGCGCCCGGAGGCGGCGGTAGACCTCGAGGACGTGCTCCTCCTCGCCCTCGTGGGTGCTCCCCGCGATGAGCACGCGCGCCTCATCGGGGAGGCCGAGCGAGCGCCGCAGGCTCTCGTCGGCCGCGGCCACGTTCGGCACGGTGAGCGCGTCGAACTTGGTGTTGCCCGTCACCCAGACGCGCTCGAGTGGGGCGCCGAGTCGCAGGACGCGCTCGGCCTCGTCGTCCTCGCGCATGAGGAAGAGGTCGATCTCCCGCAGCGGGTTGCCGATGAGCGAGAAGAGCGTGCGGTAGCGGCCCAGGTGCGCGGGGCTGAAGCGCCCGTTGGTGAGCGCCACGCGCGCCCCGGAGCGCTTCACGGCGCGGATCAGGTTGGGCCAGATCTCGGTGTACTCGAGCACGAGCAGGTCCGGGCGCAGCGCCCGGACGGCCCGGCGCGTCGCGCCCCAGAGATCGTAGGGCGCGTACACCACCACGTCGATCTGCTTCGCGAGCCGCTCGCGCGCCATCATGTAGCCCGAGTTCGTGGTCGTGGAGAGCACGATGCGGCAGCCGGGGAAGCGGGCGCGCAGCGGAGCGAACATCGGGGAGAGCGCGAGCAGGTCTCCCGCGCTCGCGCCGTGCAGCCAGAGCGTGGGCCCGCTTCCCGCCGGGACGATGCCCGCCGGGTAGAAGCCGAGGCGCTGCAGCAGGCCGTTGCGCGTCTTGCGGTGCAGCGAGAGCACCGGGAAGAGCAGCGCGAAGAGCACGTAGCTGGCGAGGACGTAGAGGAGGCGCATGGCGCGGGCGGGGTTGGGGCTGCTCTATCAGATGCCCGCGGCGCGCGGCAGCACCTGCACGGGGCTGGGGACGAGCCACGGGCGCCACTCGCGTCCCCACAGCCGTCCGGGGCCGAGCACCCAGACCTCCACCTGCACCGCGCCGGGGCCGCTGAGCTGCACGCTGCGGCCGTCCGCCAGGAGCCTCCCCTGCCCCCACACCCGCACGCGCACCTGCTCGGGCGGCAGCGGGGGCAGGCGCACGCGCAGCACGTCGCCTGCGTGCGCGCGGCGGGCCCCGGGACCCGAGGCAGCGAGCCCCTCGAGCGCGAAGTCGGGGGGCTCGCCCAGCGCGCGGAACGCACACAGCGCGCGGCCAGAGCCGAGCGCCTGCACGACCTGCGAGGCCGCGAGCGCGGGGTCCGCGGGCAGCTGGCCCCCGGGCGCGGGGACGTAGAGCGCGAAGGTGCGGAAGACGTCCGCGTAGGGAGGAAGGCCGTGGGCGTCGTGGGCGCAGAGTGCGACCTGCGGCCCACGCGCCGCGAGCCCGAGCAGCCGCGGGAGTGCGGGCGAGTCCTCGTGCGCGAGCAGGAGCAGGCCGTGCTCGGGGTTGGCGAGGAAGGCGCCCGCCGCGGGCAGGAGGCGCGCGAAGGGCTCGGCGAGCGCCTCGCGGAAGAGCGAGTCCGCGCTGTACAGCTCGAGCCCCGTCGCACGCGGCGCCCCCTCCCAGTCGCGCCACGGGTTCTTGCGCTGCACCGGGTGCGCGAGGAAGGCCAGGGCGCCCGCGGCGCGGACCGCGTCGATGCCGCCCTCGCGCGCCGAGGCATCGAGCGGATGCGGGGCGCCGAGCGCGACGAGGTGGCCGCTGGGCGTGGAGAGCTCGACGCCGGGGACCACCAGCACGCCGTCGACATACGCGGGTGCAGCGGGCGCGAAGTCGTTGTGGTCCGTCACGACGACGAAGCCGAGCCCCGCGCGCTTCGAAGCAGCGACCACCTCCTGCAGCGTGCCGCGGCCGTCGGAGCGCAGCGTGTGGACGTGGTAGGCCCCGCGCACCCACGCGCCGGAGGGCCCAGCGGGGGCCAGGACCGGATAGTCCACGGCGCTCGCGCGCAGGCTGAACAGGCCCACGTACCCGAGCAGGAGCAGCACCAGGCCGGCGAGGGCCCTCAGCAGGCGGATGGCGAGCGCCGCGGGCCTCACGCGG is part of the Aggregicoccus sp. 17bor-14 genome and encodes:
- a CDS encoding 3-deoxy-D-manno-octulosonic acid transferase — translated: MRLLYVLASYVLFALLFPVLSLHRKTRNGLLQRLGFYPAGIVPAGSGPTLWLHGASAGDLLALSPMFAPLRARFPGCRIVLSTTTNSGYMMARERLAKQIDVVVYAPYDLWGATRRAVRALRPDLLVLEYTEIWPNLIRAVKRSGARVALTNGRFSPAHLGRYRTLFSLIGNPLREIDLFLMREDDEAERVLRLGAPLERVWVTGNTKFDALTVPNVAAADESLRRSLGLPDEARVLIAGSTHEGEEEHVLEVYRRLRAQHPDLRLVIAPRYIDRAGRILALAQEAGLTAGLRSQENRQGAPVVVLDTIGELSRAYRLATLVFVGGSFTLRGGQNILEPAAQGRPVLFGPHMENFHDSVQVLVGRGGIQVNDPDHLYRVIAELLGRPDTIASLGELAQSAVRQVSGASARNVDHMDRLLTGGRREDRSASPRPAVGP
- a CDS encoding Trm112 family protein, encoding MKLEEAVLALLACPRCKGPLTHGSDGAVLVCAACRLAYPVEGGVPDLLPESARPLDLAAKSP
- a CDS encoding YicC/YloC family endoribonuclease codes for the protein MLRSMTGFGAGRARVGDEELSVELRSLNHKFCEVKARLPRELATLEPALVKQVKDRLARGSVELLVRRQSPTATGTVPTIDLGLAREYARAFRELSSSLGLSGELSLSQLVNQPGVVRLEERGANVEEAATACQAALGQALSALEEMRRVEGEAIRADLESRLSLISGWASEVAQLAPRSVDDYRRRLEERVAELSRGMTVDPQRLAQEVAVFAERTDIAEEMTRLSSHLEQFRALIQSSEPSGRRMDFLVQEMHREVNTTGSKSQHAEISNRVVSMKAEVERIREQVQNVE
- the lpxK gene encoding tetraacyldisaccharide 4'-kinase, whose protein sequence is MSEPTILERVFYPGGVEPWSRRALLAPLTGLSWAFGAGVWARGALYTGGVLRPERVEGVRVVSVGNLHVGGTGKTPAVLHLAQQLIAAGRRVGVLSRGYGRTAKRPYAFQGRALLPSPEEVGDEPLLIAKRCPEAWVFVGPDRRALARQARDEHGLDTLLLDDGFQHRKLARDEDLVVLDASAGLGNGHLLPRGPLREPPSALHRATLFWVREGAGPAAPLPALPGPVVRVRYAPSAWIEPSGAALPPAALQGAPVLALAGLARPAGFLATLRSLGTDLRGTALFPDHHRFSAAELREVSAKAEQLGARVVTTEKDAVRLPPSFACWQVRLEVQVMEGEAHLRRALGLSSSLG
- a CDS encoding glycosyltransferase; the encoded protein is MRILHLLASPFFSGPAENVALLARAQAQLGHEVHIAVDRKRESTLAEEPIAPRLREWGLLDEGGLELSVKSTPWAVLRDLRRLRTRPLDVVHAHFTHDHLLARWGRPPGSVLVRSVHAPRSLRRSLPHADAYTVFSGQDRTRLAGHAVLQLPALVDERFTPAPDVGALRAALGLRGAPLIGMVSTFQPSRRHGLGLDAFARLHPKRPGAHLVLVGDGALEGALRAQVQALELGHAVTFAGYRSGAEFVRWLQALDEVWLLGLGNDWSARAAAQARACGVRVVAVAEGALPSLADALVSDPTPDAVVAASLSGTRSPRSLPTHREVAEATLALYDAARSRR
- a CDS encoding glycosyltransferase family 4 protein, translating into MSAPRPLVVHPHFHPRRTGVTRHVEMVVPALAEHQETRTLGRTLEPGLPTIGWRELWRRAGQEPVIWHAHRNNELLWGLALKALGRRVRVVFTRHSARPGRFTRLIARGADRVVALTAPMAAELHLPADVVGHGIDLSRFVPPQDRDEAWRALEVGGRWGIGVIGRVRPAKGQGDFVAALAPLLAAHPEWRAVLVGAVKPPEQGFAEALRAQGGSGLALLGERSDVERWYRGLTVMVQPSHTEGYSMVLLEAMASGCCVVAARLPYSEDAIVHGETGFLYPPGDVPALRSLLASLLADPARARAMGAAAAAAARTRFGVSHEAQALTRVYASLDR
- the gmk gene encoding guanylate kinase, whose protein sequence is MSESTLHPGLLLVLSAPSGAGKTTLARKLLSELPGGVFSVSYTTRRPRGQERDGVDYHFVDVERFQRLIEQGGFVEWAEVHGHFYGSPQSVVDEAKAKHGVAVFDIDVQGGQAIKRKHPDALLVFILPPSMEELERRLRDRNTDSDETIRRRMLAARAEMERGAASYDFIIVNDDFERAYSDLRSVVAAERCRRGRVDLSRLKLEASLTSEPAKGRE
- a CDS encoding bifunctional heptose 7-phosphate kinase/heptose 1-phosphate adenyltransferase; amino-acid sequence: MRAASPPRKPPELSRLPRLFPRRRVLVVGDLVADHYIYGQTDRVSREAPVLIVRYESAEVKLGGGANVAANLRSLEGEVRALGALGDDEMGRELRQQFRSRGIALSAVGGPGVETETKTRILAGGVSTTRQQMLRLDRSRRTSLPPRARRELARQLVRAARDADAIVVSDYGAGVVGDEVRASLRALAAEGMPVCVDSRYALASFTGVTVCKPNEPELESLAGRPVRTEAELLDAGHAALRRLQCQALLVTRGRHGMVLFDAKGGVERIPVHGMKEAVDVTGAGDTVIASFALGLAAGGTFLEAARLANVAGALVVQKQGTATVSREELQAELRGRG
- a CDS encoding PHP domain-containing protein yields the protein MRPAALAIRLLRALAGLVLLLLGYVGLFSLRASAVDYPVLAPAGPSGAWVRGAYHVHTLRSDGRGTLQEVVAASKRAGLGFVVVTDHNDFAPAAPAYVDGVLVVPGVELSTPSGHLVALGAPHPLDASAREGGIDAVRAAGALAFLAHPVQRKNPWRDWEGAPRATGLELYSADSLFREALAEPFARLLPAAGAFLANPEHGLLLLAHEDSPALPRLLGLAARGPQVALCAHDAHGLPPYADVFRTFALYVPAPGGQLPADPALAASQVVQALGSGRALCAFRALGEPPDFALEGLAASGPGARRAHAGDVLRVRLPPLPPEQVRVRVWGQGRLLADGRSVQLSGPGAVQVEVWVLGPGRLWGREWRPWLVPSPVQVLPRAAGI
- a CDS encoding adenylyltransferase/cytidyltransferase family protein — its product is MRTLDKLQSLEALAEQRERWRREGRTVALANGVFDLLHVGHVRYLEGARALADVLVVAVNSDASTRAYKGPGRPIIPENERAELVAALACTDAVLVFDEPNVRGIIRALRPDVHVKGTDYTPDTIPEADEVCAYGGRTAVSGDPKDHSTTALAARLKP